The following are from one region of the Synechococcus sp. CBW1108 genome:
- a CDS encoding 2Fe-2S iron-sulfur cluster-binding protein translates to MAASPVTIRWPNGHTSQCLVGCDWLLAAQTAGVTIPTGCLGGSCGACEIEVNGQVVRACIATVPASRSGALSVELASDPYW, encoded by the coding sequence ATGGCCGCCTCCCCCGTCACTATCCGCTGGCCCAATGGCCACACCAGCCAGTGCCTGGTCGGGTGCGACTGGCTGCTCGCCGCCCAGACGGCGGGGGTCACCATCCCCACCGGCTGCCTGGGGGGCAGCTGCGGCGCCTGCGAAATCGAGGTGAACGGCCAGGTGGTGCGTGCCTGCATCGCCACCGTTCCCGCCAGCCGCAGCGGTGCACTCAGCGTGGAACTCGCCAGCGACCCCTACTGGTGA
- a CDS encoding cobyric acid synthase, translated as MVLGTSSGAGKSLMTAALCRVLRRRGETPLPFKGQNMSNNAWVDQVGGEMAYSQALQAWAAGLEPHHSMNPVLLKPQGDSTSEVIHLGQSVGQCRAEHYYRDWFRPGWAAIRAGLSELQAAHPGGRLVLEGAGSPVEVNLQSRDLTNLRLAQFLRARCLLVADIERGGVFAQIVGTLALLRPVERPLIRGLLINRFRGRRELFDEGRRWLEAHTGVPVLGVMPWLDELFPPEDSLDLLERRGRKRDAALEIVVLKLPSLSNFSDLDPLEAEPSVQLRWLAPGEPLGAPDAVIVPGSKQTLRDLAALQRSGLGEALRAYAGDGGQVFGICGGLQLLGRELRDPEGLEGGDTGTPAGGPVPGLDLLPLHTCFGGAKALRQRSSQALWPGEGLSLEGFELHRGISTPVAASGLQPLASDPDLGHWQPYGTQGGVVAGTYLHGVFESGPWRRRWLNQLRQRGGLPPLPENQPHHSRQRDALLDRLADAFEAHVNLEPLFGP; from the coding sequence ATGGTTCTGGGCACCAGCAGCGGTGCCGGCAAGTCGTTGATGACGGCCGCCCTCTGCAGGGTGTTGCGGCGCCGCGGTGAAACGCCACTGCCCTTCAAGGGGCAGAACATGAGCAACAACGCCTGGGTGGATCAGGTGGGCGGCGAAATGGCCTACTCCCAGGCCCTCCAGGCCTGGGCCGCCGGGCTGGAGCCCCACCACAGCATGAATCCGGTGCTGCTCAAGCCCCAGGGGGATTCCACCAGCGAAGTGATCCATCTGGGCCAGTCGGTGGGGCAATGCCGCGCCGAGCACTACTACCGCGACTGGTTCCGGCCGGGCTGGGCTGCTATCCGCGCCGGCCTGAGCGAGCTGCAGGCGGCCCATCCGGGGGGGCGCCTGGTGCTGGAGGGGGCCGGCAGCCCGGTGGAGGTGAACCTGCAATCCCGCGACCTCACCAACCTGCGGCTGGCGCAGTTTCTGAGGGCCCGCTGCCTCCTGGTGGCCGACATCGAACGGGGCGGTGTGTTCGCCCAGATCGTGGGCACCCTGGCCCTGCTGCGCCCGGTGGAGCGGCCCTTGATCCGCGGCCTGCTGATCAACCGCTTCCGTGGCCGCCGCGAGCTGTTTGACGAAGGACGCCGCTGGCTGGAGGCCCACACCGGCGTGCCCGTGCTGGGGGTGATGCCCTGGCTCGATGAGCTGTTTCCCCCGGAAGACTCCCTCGATCTGCTGGAGCGCCGCGGCCGCAAGCGGGACGCCGCGCTGGAGATCGTCGTGCTGAAGCTGCCGTCGCTGAGCAACTTCTCCGACCTCGATCCCCTGGAGGCCGAACCCAGCGTCCAGCTGCGCTGGCTGGCGCCGGGGGAGCCGCTGGGGGCCCCCGATGCGGTGATCGTGCCGGGCAGCAAACAGACCTTGCGCGACCTGGCGGCCCTGCAGCGCTCCGGCCTGGGGGAGGCGCTGCGCGCCTACGCCGGCGATGGCGGCCAGGTGTTCGGCATCTGCGGCGGACTGCAACTGCTCGGGCGGGAACTGCGGGATCCCGAGGGCCTGGAGGGCGGCGACACCGGCACCCCAGCGGGTGGGCCCGTGCCGGGCCTCGACCTGCTGCCGCTGCACACCTGCTTCGGCGGTGCCAAGGCCCTGCGCCAGCGCAGCAGCCAGGCACTCTGGCCAGGGGAGGGCCTCAGCCTGGAGGGCTTCGAGCTGCACCGCGGCATCAGCACCCCTGTGGCGGCCAGCGGCCTGCAGCCCCTGGCGAGCGACCCGGACCTGGGCCATTGGCAGCCCTACGGCACCCAGGGCGGCGTGGTGGCCGGCACCTATCTGCACGGCGTGTTTGAAAGCGGCCCCTGGCGTCGCCGCTGGCTCAACCAGCTGCGCCAGCGCGGCGGGCTGCCGCCGCTGCCGGAGAATCAACCCCACCACAGCCGCCAGCGAGATGCCCTGCTGGACCGGCTGGCCGATGCCTTTGAGGCCCATGTGAACCTCGAGCCCCTATTTGGCCCCTAA
- a CDS encoding NAD(P)H-hydrate epimerase → MPTPAKAAWPRRDGDHLLVTSAEMAALEEQLFHSGMPVAALMEKAALALSRRLLQRHGDHLARHGALVLVGPGHNGGDGLVIARELHLASVATAIWSPFERHKPLTEAHLRHCLWLGIQRLSQAPDPCGSELWIDALLGIGQQRPPGEGIRVLLEARQRQRPGALVAVDVPTGLCADSGRATGPMRPQAVTTFTIGLIKSGLVQDQALAAVGELERIDLGLPGGLLHALPNHTPLGLGERDLAERPRPPLDPAASKYQRGRLLLLAGSEAFRGAASLALAGASSSGCGSLHAALPACLAADLWQQYPHVVLDQSLPCDGQGNLRLDRPIELNRQRLDALLVGPGIGPGAESQEGAFWRNLLAWPGLLVLDADGLNRLSGPAILGLGLNACAWLQQRQGPTWITPHPGEFSRLFPELSGNPAPVCLDAAGEAARTSGACVLLKEARSVVAAPDGRRWQLLEASPSSARAGLGDVLAGHVAGVGAMAMAATGAADAVWLAAATLAHAQAGRQLSPAGQNGAANPLAVAQQLARLC, encoded by the coding sequence GTGCCAACACCCGCCAAAGCCGCCTGGCCCCGCCGCGATGGCGACCATCTGCTGGTGACCAGTGCCGAGATGGCAGCCCTGGAGGAGCAGCTGTTCCACAGCGGCATGCCGGTGGCAGCCCTGATGGAAAAGGCGGCGCTGGCGCTGAGCCGCAGGCTTTTGCAACGGCATGGCGACCATCTGGCCCGCCACGGTGCCCTGGTGCTGGTGGGTCCGGGGCACAACGGCGGCGATGGGCTGGTGATCGCTCGCGAACTGCACCTAGCGTCAGTGGCCACCGCAATCTGGAGCCCCTTCGAACGGCACAAGCCACTCACCGAGGCGCACCTGCGCCACTGCCTGTGGCTGGGCATCCAGCGGCTCAGCCAAGCGCCTGATCCATGCGGCAGCGAACTCTGGATCGATGCCCTACTGGGCATCGGCCAACAACGCCCCCCCGGCGAGGGGATCCGGGTGCTGCTGGAGGCCCGCCAGCGGCAACGGCCTGGGGCCCTGGTGGCTGTGGATGTGCCCACGGGCCTCTGCGCCGACAGCGGCAGGGCCACCGGCCCGATGCGGCCCCAGGCTGTCACCACTTTCACCATTGGATTGATCAAGAGCGGGCTGGTGCAGGACCAGGCCCTGGCGGCGGTGGGGGAACTGGAGCGAATCGACCTGGGGCTGCCCGGGGGCCTGCTGCATGCCCTGCCAAACCACACCCCGCTGGGGCTGGGCGAGCGGGATTTGGCCGAACGGCCCAGGCCACCCCTAGATCCGGCCGCCAGCAAATATCAGCGGGGCCGACTGCTGCTGCTGGCCGGCAGCGAGGCCTTCCGGGGAGCCGCCAGCCTGGCCCTGGCCGGGGCCAGCAGCAGCGGTTGCGGCAGCCTGCACGCTGCCTTGCCCGCCTGCCTGGCAGCCGACCTCTGGCAGCAATACCCCCACGTGGTGCTTGACCAGAGCCTCCCCTGCGATGGCCAGGGCAACCTGCGCCTGGATCGGCCCATCGAGCTCAACCGCCAGCGGCTTGACGCCCTGCTGGTCGGTCCCGGCATCGGCCCTGGCGCCGAGTCGCAGGAAGGTGCCTTTTGGCGCAACTTGCTCGCCTGGCCGGGGCTGCTGGTGCTCGACGCCGACGGCCTCAACCGGCTGAGTGGCCCGGCCATCCTGGGGCTGGGCCTCAATGCCTGCGCTTGGCTGCAGCAGCGCCAGGGGCCCACCTGGATCACGCCCCACCCCGGCGAATTCAGCCGCCTGTTTCCCGAGCTCAGCGGCAACCCAGCCCCTGTTTGCCTCGACGCTGCTGGCGAAGCGGCCAGGACCAGTGGCGCCTGTGTGCTGCTGAAGGAAGCCCGCAGCGTGGTGGCCGCCCCCGATGGCCGCCGCTGGCAGCTGCTGGAGGCCAGCCCCAGCAGCGCCCGGGCAGGCCTGGGGGACGTGCTCGCCGGCCATGTCGCCGGGGTGGGGGCCATGGCCATGGCGGCCACGGGCGCCGCCGATGCTGTTTGGCTGGCGGCCGCAACCCTGGCCCACGCCCAGGCGGGGCGCCAACTCAGCCCAGCCGGGCAGAACGGTGCCGCCAACCCCTTGGCAGTAGCGCAGCAGCTGGCCCGATTGTGCTGA
- a CDS encoding RNA polymerase sigma factor, RpoD/SigA family codes for MTTSLQRASEGTRRRSSDPITWYLATIGREPLLTAAEEIELGNQVQTMMRLLEEEAGEIAREFTDHENKLIRIGKRAKQRMMKANLRLVVSVAKKYQGKGLELLDLIQEGSLGLERAVEKFDPTRGYKFSTYAFWWIRQSMTRAIACQSRTIRLPVHLSERLTAIRKVSLDLAHKLGAMPNRQEIAEAMAMPIEELDGLLRQSLTTSSLDAPVNGDEGRSFLGDLIADSSGEEPLDRVERGMHQEQLGRWLSQLSDQERQVLQLRFGLEGQERHTLAEIGRQLDVSRERVRQVELKALRKLRNMTRRIPATL; via the coding sequence ATGACCACATCGCTCCAGAGGGCCAGCGAAGGCACCCGGCGACGAAGTAGCGACCCCATCACCTGGTATCTGGCGACCATCGGCCGCGAGCCGCTGTTGACCGCGGCCGAAGAAATAGAACTGGGCAATCAGGTGCAAACAATGATGCGCCTGCTAGAGGAAGAAGCTGGAGAGATTGCCAGAGAATTCACTGATCACGAAAATAAGCTGATTCGCATTGGTAAGCGGGCCAAGCAACGCATGATGAAGGCGAATTTGCGCTTAGTCGTCAGTGTGGCCAAAAAGTATCAAGGCAAGGGCCTTGAATTACTCGACCTAATCCAGGAAGGATCCCTCGGGCTCGAGCGGGCCGTGGAGAAGTTTGATCCCACCCGGGGCTATAAATTTTCCACCTATGCCTTCTGGTGGATTCGCCAGAGCATGACCCGGGCGATCGCCTGCCAATCCCGCACGATCCGCTTGCCCGTGCACCTGAGTGAAAGGCTCACAGCGATTCGCAAGGTCAGCCTGGATCTGGCCCACAAACTGGGCGCCATGCCCAACCGCCAGGAAATTGCCGAGGCGATGGCCATGCCAATCGAGGAGCTCGACGGCCTGCTGCGCCAGTCACTTACCACCTCCAGCCTGGATGCGCCGGTGAACGGCGATGAGGGCCGCAGCTTCCTGGGGGATCTGATTGCCGACTCCTCAGGGGAGGAGCCGCTGGATCGGGTAGAGCGGGGGATGCACCAAGAGCAGCTAGGGCGCTGGTTGAGCCAGCTCAGCGACCAGGAGCGCCAGGTGCTTCAGCTGCGCTTTGGGCTCGAGGGCCAAGAGCGCCACACCCTGGCCGAAATCGGCCGTCAATTGGATGTGTCCCGTGAACGGGTTCGCCAGGTGGAACTCAAGGCCTTGCGCAAACTGCGCAACATGACCCGGCGCATTCCCGCCACACTTTGA
- the pdhA gene encoding pyruvate dehydrogenase (acetyl-transferring) E1 component subunit alpha, with amino-acid sequence MGNDIAAVPGAPSPGFTASGAPACSADDTSLVGAHAERLENLYPSVPAKVTRDEGLMLYRDMTLGRRFEDKCAEMYYRGKMFGFVHLYNGQEAVSTGVIKAMKLQHDWFCSTYRDHVHALSCGVPAREVMSELFGKETGCSKGRGGSMHLFSKEHHLLGGYAFIGEGIPVALGAAFTSRYKRDALGDASSDSVTAAFFGDGTCNIGQFYECLNMAALWKLPILFVVENNKWAIGMDHNRATSDPEIWRKAAAFGMAGEEVDGMDVLAVRAAAQRAIERARAGEGPTLLECLTYRFRGHSLADPDELRAQAEKEFWAKRDPIKALAVRLIEQNLASAEELKAIEQEIDAEVADCVEFALAAPEPKPAELTRYIWAED; translated from the coding sequence ATGGGCAACGACATCGCTGCTGTACCTGGAGCCCCATCACCTGGATTTACAGCCAGTGGTGCTCCCGCCTGTTCTGCAGACGACACCAGTCTGGTCGGAGCCCATGCCGAGCGCCTGGAGAATCTCTACCCGTCGGTGCCCGCCAAGGTGACGCGCGACGAGGGTCTGATGCTCTACCGCGACATGACCCTGGGCCGGCGTTTTGAGGACAAGTGCGCGGAGATGTATTACCGCGGCAAGATGTTTGGCTTCGTGCACCTCTACAACGGCCAAGAGGCCGTAAGCACGGGCGTGATCAAGGCGATGAAGTTGCAGCACGACTGGTTTTGCAGCACCTACCGCGACCACGTGCACGCCCTCAGCTGCGGCGTGCCGGCCCGGGAGGTGATGAGTGAGCTGTTCGGTAAGGAAACCGGCTGCAGCAAGGGCCGCGGCGGCTCCATGCACCTTTTTTCCAAGGAGCACCACCTGCTGGGGGGCTATGCCTTCATCGGCGAGGGCATTCCGGTGGCCCTCGGCGCAGCCTTCACCAGCCGCTACAAGCGCGACGCCCTAGGGGATGCCTCCAGCGACTCCGTCACAGCCGCCTTCTTCGGTGATGGCACCTGCAACATCGGTCAGTTCTATGAGTGCCTGAACATGGCAGCCCTCTGGAAGTTGCCGATCCTGTTTGTGGTGGAGAACAACAAGTGGGCCATTGGTATGGACCACAACCGTGCCACGAGTGATCCTGAGATCTGGCGCAAGGCGGCGGCCTTCGGCATGGCCGGCGAAGAGGTGGACGGCATGGACGTGTTGGCGGTGCGGGCTGCCGCCCAGCGCGCCATCGAGCGGGCCCGGGCCGGCGAGGGCCCCACCCTGCTCGAGTGCCTCACTTACCGCTTCCGCGGCCACTCCCTGGCCGATCCCGACGAGCTGCGCGCCCAAGCGGAGAAGGAGTTCTGGGCGAAACGGGATCCGATCAAGGCCCTGGCTGTCCGCCTGATCGAGCAGAACCTCGCCTCAGCCGAGGAGCTCAAGGCGATCGAGCAGGAGATCGATGCCGAAGTGGCCGACTGCGTCGAGTTCGCCCTGGCGGCTCCCGAGCCCAAGCCCGCAGAACTTACCCGCTACATCTGGGCGGAAGACTGA
- the mnmA gene encoding tRNA 2-thiouridine(34) synthase MnmA — protein MASTPAGRAALERLRAWPGERRVAVGLSGGVDSSLTAALLVEAGWQVEGLTLWLMSGKGACCAEGLVDAAGICEQLAIPHHVVDFREHFQAQIVNFLVEGYAAGVTPLPCSRCNREVKFGPMLQWAEQERGIGRIATGHYARVHHGDLSDNGRHQLLRGRDSHKDQSYFLYDLPQEALGRLVFPLGELTKADTRLEAERHGLRTAKKPESQDLCLADHHGSMKAFLDAYLPPRPGEIVLVDGTVVGEHDGIEHFTIGQRKGLGVAWREPLHVVRLDGAMNQVVVAPRAEAARAGAVVGAVNWVSIEPPVGGIEVEVQVRYRSAPERALLTPLPATDADRAAQRPHRVQLTFAEEQFSITPAQAAVFYDGEVLLGGGLIQADPAPATGSHQ, from the coding sequence CTGGCCTCCACCCCTGCGGGTCGTGCCGCCCTAGAGCGGCTCCGGGCCTGGCCGGGTGAACGCCGGGTGGCGGTGGGTCTTTCCGGCGGTGTGGACAGCTCTCTTACAGCAGCATTGCTGGTGGAAGCGGGTTGGCAGGTGGAGGGGCTCACCCTCTGGTTGATGAGTGGCAAAGGTGCCTGCTGCGCCGAGGGGCTGGTGGATGCGGCGGGGATCTGCGAACAGCTCGCCATCCCCCACCATGTGGTCGACTTTCGCGAGCACTTCCAGGCCCAGATCGTCAATTTTCTGGTGGAGGGCTACGCGGCAGGCGTCACGCCCCTGCCCTGCTCCCGCTGCAACCGGGAGGTGAAATTCGGCCCGATGCTCCAGTGGGCCGAGCAGGAGCGGGGCATTGGCCGCATCGCCACCGGCCACTACGCCCGGGTGCACCACGGCGACCTGAGCGACAACGGCCGCCACCAGCTGCTGCGGGGTCGCGATAGCCATAAAGACCAGAGCTACTTCCTCTACGACCTGCCCCAGGAGGCCCTGGGCCGGTTGGTGTTTCCCCTGGGCGAACTCACCAAGGCCGACACCCGCCTCGAGGCCGAGCGCCATGGCCTGCGCACGGCCAAGAAGCCTGAAAGCCAGGACCTCTGCCTGGCGGATCACCACGGCTCGATGAAGGCCTTCCTGGACGCCTATTTGCCGCCTCGCCCCGGCGAGATTGTGCTGGTGGATGGCACGGTCGTGGGTGAGCACGACGGCATCGAGCACTTCACCATCGGCCAGCGCAAGGGATTGGGGGTGGCGTGGCGCGAGCCCTTGCACGTGGTGAGGCTGGATGGTGCCATGAACCAGGTGGTGGTGGCCCCCCGCGCTGAGGCTGCGCGGGCGGGGGCGGTGGTGGGAGCTGTGAATTGGGTCTCGATTGAGCCCCCGGTGGGTGGCATCGAGGTGGAGGTGCAGGTGCGCTACCGCAGCGCCCCAGAGCGAGCCCTGCTGACCCCCCTGCCCGCCACCGATGCCGACCGGGCGGCCCAGCGGCCCCACCGGGTTCAGCTGACCTTTGCCGAGGAGCAGTTCTCGATCACTCCCGCCCAGGCGGCGGTGTTCTACGACGGTGAGGTGCTGCTGGGCGGCGGCCTGATCCAGGCCGATCCCGCCCCAGCCACGGGATCTCACCAGTAG